In Neochlamydia sp. AcF84, a genomic segment contains:
- a CDS encoding glucose-6-phosphate isomerase: MVEKCGVNSRSFDHFLATAKLKELARHPCDLTDPQLLTPTRLQQLSAEACGIKFLYGTEQVTEEVMQALVELSREAGVIQAMKKMQAGETVNKIEGFPSENRKVLHTAVRDFFEAPNQSKEASEATKEAKKEIDKLQHFINKIDKDQSFTDLIMIGIGGSDLGPKAHYLALQPLQKKGRKVHFISNVDPDDAAMVLKDVDLSATLVVCVSKSGTTLETLTNEEIVRSHFQKASLHPRNHFVAVTGRGSPMDNPDQYLESFYIWDWIGGRYSTTSMVGGVMLSFAFGFEVFWELLRGANAMDKVALNPSIKHNLPLLGALLGIWNRNFLGHPTVALIPYSQALSRFPAHIQQLDMESNGKHTDRRGNHVNFQTGPIIWGEPGTNAQHSFFQLIHQGTSPIPVEFIGFKESQYKKDFLYKGTYSQEKLLANLFAQAIALAAGQKDPENINKSFFGNRPSHILLARQLTPHILGSLLAYFEHKVAFEGFIWGINSFDQEGVQLGKILANKIVDQFSFKRGIGEKSEFALGEAMVRHLETL, from the coding sequence ATGGTAGAAAAGTGTGGTGTGAACAGTCGGTCATTTGATCATTTTCTTGCTACTGCGAAACTAAAGGAACTAGCCAGGCATCCTTGTGACTTAACGGATCCCCAACTCTTAACTCCAACTCGTTTGCAGCAGCTTAGTGCTGAAGCTTGTGGCATAAAATTTTTGTATGGCACAGAACAAGTAACAGAAGAGGTTATGCAAGCTTTGGTGGAGCTATCACGCGAAGCAGGCGTAATACAAGCGATGAAAAAGATGCAGGCGGGTGAAACTGTTAATAAAATTGAAGGCTTTCCTAGTGAGAATAGAAAGGTTTTACATACAGCGGTAAGAGATTTTTTTGAGGCTCCTAATCAGTCGAAAGAGGCTTCTGAGGCAACAAAAGAGGCTAAAAAGGAGATCGATAAGCTGCAGCATTTTATCAATAAAATTGATAAAGATCAAAGTTTTACAGATTTAATCATGATAGGCATCGGAGGTTCAGATTTAGGACCCAAAGCCCATTATTTGGCTTTGCAGCCTTTGCAGAAAAAGGGCCGAAAAGTGCACTTTATTTCCAATGTCGATCCTGATGATGCCGCCATGGTTCTTAAAGATGTGGATCTGTCTGCTACTTTAGTGGTTTGTGTATCAAAATCTGGGACCACACTTGAAACATTAACGAATGAAGAAATTGTTCGGTCTCATTTCCAAAAAGCTTCCCTTCATCCTCGTAATCATTTTGTAGCTGTTACAGGTCGTGGCAGCCCTATGGATAATCCTGATCAATACCTAGAAAGCTTTTACATTTGGGATTGGATTGGAGGACGTTATTCTACCACCTCGATGGTAGGAGGAGTGATGCTTTCTTTTGCCTTTGGATTTGAAGTGTTTTGGGAGCTACTTAGAGGCGCCAACGCGATGGATAAGGTGGCTTTAAATCCAAGCATCAAGCATAATTTGCCTTTACTAGGAGCTTTATTAGGCATTTGGAATCGAAATTTTTTAGGGCATCCTACCGTGGCGCTTATTCCTTACTCTCAAGCTTTATCACGTTTTCCTGCTCATATCCAGCAGCTTGACATGGAATCTAACGGGAAACATACCGATCGAAGAGGCAATCACGTTAATTTTCAGACAGGGCCTATCATATGGGGTGAGCCGGGTACCAATGCCCAACATTCGTTCTTTCAGCTTATTCATCAAGGAACTTCTCCTATTCCTGTGGAATTTATCGGTTTTAAAGAATCTCAGTATAAAAAAGATTTTTTATATAAAGGGACTTATTCTCAAGAAAAGCTGCTAGCTAATCTTTTTGCGCAAGCCATAGCTTTAGCAGCCGGTCAAAAAGATCCTGAAAATATAAATAAAAGCTTTTTTGGCAATAGGCCTTCTCATATTCTGTTAGCACGTCAGTTAACGCCCCATATTTTAGGCTCTTTACTTGCCTACTTCGAACATAAAGTAGCCTTTGAAGGATTTATCTGGGGGATTAATTCTTTTGATCAAGAAGGAGTGCAATTGGGTAAAATTTTAGCTAATAAAATTGTTGATCAATTTTCTTTTAAAAGAGGGATAGGCGAAAAATCTGAGTTTGCTTTAGGCGAGGCAATGGTTCGCCATTTAGAGACTTTGTAG
- the trmB gene encoding tRNA (guanosine(46)-N7)-methyltransferase TrmB yields MKPADLIPPFPKDNRKVTIHDGIWYLPDRHLAQNHFEFPGWSHPSLFGNDQPVNLEYCSGNGAWIVAQAEAHPHLNWVAIERKFTRVRKIWSKIKNGSLKNLIVVCGEGLMATRTYFPSASIANVFINFPDPWPKLRHAKHRLIQPHFVQELARVMQTDKALTFVTDDISYSQEALEVFLSAADFKSYYSHPHFSTEEEGYGTSYFEELWRSKGKTIRYHRFIKK; encoded by the coding sequence ATGAAGCCTGCTGATTTGATACCCCCTTTTCCTAAAGATAATAGAAAAGTTACCATCCATGATGGCATATGGTACTTACCCGATAGGCATCTAGCTCAAAATCATTTTGAGTTTCCTGGGTGGTCTCATCCTTCGCTTTTTGGCAATGATCAGCCTGTCAATTTAGAATATTGCAGCGGAAATGGGGCTTGGATAGTAGCACAAGCAGAGGCCCATCCTCATCTTAATTGGGTTGCCATCGAGAGAAAATTTACCCGTGTGCGTAAGATCTGGTCCAAAATTAAAAATGGCTCGCTCAAGAACTTGATTGTTGTTTGTGGAGAGGGGTTGATGGCCACTCGCACTTACTTTCCTTCTGCTAGTATTGCTAATGTATTCATCAACTTTCCGGATCCTTGGCCTAAATTGCGACATGCTAAGCACCGTTTAATACAGCCTCACTTTGTCCAGGAATTAGCTCGGGTGATGCAAACAGATAAAGCTCTCACTTTTGTTACGGATGATATAAGCTACTCGCAAGAAGCGCTTGAAGTTTTCTTGTCAGCCGCAGATTTTAAATCTTACTATTCTCATCCCCACTTTTCTACCGAAGAAGAAGGTTATGGCACTTCTTATTTTGAGGAGCTTTGGCGCTCCAAGGGTAAAACAATTCGCTATCATAGGTTTATTAAAAAATGA
- a CDS encoding methionyl aminopeptidase, with the protein MGRNHECWCKSGKKWKKCHFPHLSPALKETEHSQLLKKEYLKRYNIILKNEQEITAIRRACHLASYILEETCKIAKEGITTLEINDFAHRLHLEMGAIPAPLHYGHPPFPKSICTSLNEVVCHGIPNKIPLKEGDILNIDVTCIFEGYYGDCSKMVSIGKVSEEKQLVMEVAYECLKRSLAICKPGVEIKEIGNVIEAYARAHHCSVVHQFVGHGVGINFHENPQIPHAYNGSQIPLAPGMIFTIEPMINAGVQEAIIDQEDEWTARTKDGKASAQFEHTLLITHEGHEILTNWQR; encoded by the coding sequence ATCGGTCGAAATCATGAATGCTGGTGTAAAAGCGGTAAAAAATGGAAGAAATGCCATTTTCCTCATCTTAGCCCTGCATTAAAAGAAACAGAACACTCCCAACTTTTAAAGAAAGAGTATTTAAAAAGATACAATATCATCCTTAAAAATGAGCAGGAAATCACAGCCATACGTAGAGCCTGCCATCTAGCTTCCTATATTCTTGAAGAAACCTGTAAAATAGCTAAAGAGGGTATTACCACCTTGGAAATCAATGATTTTGCGCATCGGTTGCATTTAGAGATGGGAGCCATTCCTGCTCCTCTTCACTATGGCCATCCACCTTTTCCTAAAAGCATTTGTACTTCTCTTAATGAGGTCGTTTGTCATGGCATTCCTAATAAAATCCCCTTAAAAGAGGGAGATATATTAAATATTGACGTCACCTGCATCTTTGAAGGCTACTATGGCGACTGCAGCAAGATGGTTAGCATAGGTAAAGTCTCAGAAGAAAAACAGTTAGTCATGGAAGTAGCGTATGAGTGTTTAAAACGCTCTCTCGCTATTTGTAAACCTGGGGTGGAAATCAAAGAAATTGGTAACGTAATAGAAGCTTACGCGCGCGCGCATCACTGTTCTGTTGTCCATCAGTTTGTAGGACATGGGGTAGGAATAAACTTTCATGAAAACCCCCAAATTCCTCATGCTTATAATGGAAGCCAGATTCCTTTGGCACCAGGGATGATATTTACTATCGAGCCTATGATTAATGCAGGGGTTCAAGAGGCGATAATTGACCAAGAGGATGAATGGACTGCTCGCACTAAAGATGGTAAAGCGAGTGCTCAATTTGAGCATACTTTACTCATTACTCATGAGGGGCATGAAATTTTAACTAACTGGCAAAGATAA
- a CDS encoding ATP-dependent RecD-like DNA helicase: MEIVVGYIERITFQNAETGYTVAQLKTAQLKELVCVVGVMPTALPGVTARCKGHWKQHLVHGRQFICQEYQVEAPADLLGIKKYLGSGLIKGIGPKYAERIVEKFGIETLDVIDQASHKLLEIEGLGEKRIEKIRSCWDEQKSVREVMIFLQSKGISPVYAQKIYKNYGNHSIEKVQQNPYILAQEITGIGFKTADAIAKKMGMEHDASPRIDAGIEFILSELSKDGHVCFPLEEFVAEASEKLEVESPQVKARISSLKDERRIELFDLVNNQKIQTFIWNMSLFVAESGIAREIKRLNSCACNLRAVDIPKALEWVQLKLNIKLANNQSIAIKNCLYQKLHIITGGPGTGKSTITNAILAITEKLSDKILLMAPTGRAAKRMSEITGKKASTIHSILEYNFKNGGFKRNRENPLDCDLLIVDEASMIDTFLMYSLLKAIPNTCRLIFVGDINQLPSVGPGNVLSDMINSQTISVTLLTEIYRQAAGSRIITNAHKINSGIFPDIHNHSESDFFFLEAVTPEEVLKNIIALIAQRLPQRYGYDPLHDIQVLTPMRKGIIGADNLNTVLQETLNKNSNPLFRAGRKLLVGDKVMQIRNDYKKEVYNGEIGVIKEIDILEQQVLIQIEDRDIIYEFTDLDEIVLAYAVSVHKYQGSQCPCIIMPVHTTHFALLYRNLLYTGVTRGQKHVIIIGSKKAIAIAIKNDEVKKRHTGLYHALIGINNISVSMP, translated from the coding sequence ATGGAAATTGTTGTTGGCTACATTGAGAGAATTACCTTTCAAAATGCAGAGACAGGCTATACGGTTGCACAGCTAAAAACAGCTCAACTAAAAGAGCTTGTGTGCGTGGTTGGAGTCATGCCTACTGCTCTTCCTGGTGTGACTGCGCGCTGTAAAGGACATTGGAAGCAGCATCTAGTTCATGGACGGCAATTCATCTGCCAAGAATATCAAGTAGAAGCCCCTGCTGATCTTTTAGGGATCAAGAAATACTTAGGCTCAGGGCTGATCAAAGGAATTGGCCCTAAATATGCTGAACGCATTGTGGAAAAATTTGGGATAGAAACCCTAGATGTGATTGATCAAGCTTCTCACAAATTATTAGAGATTGAAGGGCTAGGAGAAAAAAGAATTGAAAAAATTAGATCCTGTTGGGATGAGCAAAAATCTGTACGAGAAGTCATGATATTTTTGCAGTCTAAAGGAATAAGTCCTGTTTATGCGCAAAAAATTTATAAAAATTATGGTAATCATAGCATTGAGAAAGTTCAGCAAAACCCTTATATCCTTGCCCAAGAAATTACAGGCATTGGATTCAAAACAGCAGATGCTATTGCCAAAAAAATGGGAATGGAACACGATGCCTCTCCCAGGATCGATGCCGGTATTGAATTTATCTTGTCCGAATTATCTAAGGATGGGCATGTCTGTTTTCCTTTAGAAGAGTTTGTGGCCGAAGCTTCAGAAAAGCTGGAGGTGGAGAGCCCTCAAGTTAAGGCCCGTATTTCCTCTTTAAAAGATGAACGGCGTATTGAACTATTCGATCTGGTTAACAACCAAAAGATACAAACTTTTATTTGGAATATGTCCCTGTTTGTAGCCGAATCGGGCATTGCCCGTGAAATTAAAAGGTTAAATAGCTGTGCATGTAATTTAAGAGCGGTGGATATTCCTAAAGCTCTTGAGTGGGTTCAGCTAAAGCTAAATATTAAATTAGCTAATAACCAAAGCATTGCTATAAAAAATTGCCTTTATCAAAAGCTGCATATTATCACAGGTGGCCCGGGTACGGGGAAAAGTACCATCACAAATGCTATTCTGGCTATTACAGAAAAATTGAGTGATAAAATTCTCCTGATGGCCCCTACTGGGCGTGCTGCTAAGCGTATGAGTGAAATTACAGGTAAAAAAGCTTCCACTATTCATAGTATATTGGAATACAATTTTAAAAATGGGGGTTTTAAACGTAATCGCGAAAATCCTTTGGATTGCGATCTACTGATTGTGGATGAAGCCAGTATGATCGATACCTTTCTCATGTATAGTTTATTAAAAGCTATTCCCAATACATGCAGGCTTATCTTTGTGGGAGACATCAATCAGCTGCCAAGTGTTGGCCCTGGCAACGTCTTAAGTGATATGATTAACTCGCAAACAATCTCGGTCACTCTGCTAACAGAAATTTATCGTCAAGCGGCAGGCTCGCGTATTATTACTAATGCTCATAAAATTAATAGTGGTATCTTTCCAGATATTCATAACCATAGTGAGAGCGATTTTTTCTTCCTTGAAGCTGTAACTCCCGAAGAAGTATTAAAAAATATTATCGCTCTTATTGCCCAAAGGCTACCCCAAAGATATGGCTATGATCCACTCCATGATATTCAAGTGTTGACGCCCATGCGTAAAGGAATCATTGGGGCCGATAACTTAAACACCGTTTTACAAGAGACTCTGAATAAAAATAGCAATCCCTTATTTAGAGCAGGGAGAAAGTTATTAGTCGGAGATAAAGTTATGCAAATCCGCAATGATTATAAAAAAGAGGTTTATAATGGAGAAATAGGAGTAATCAAAGAGATAGACATTCTTGAACAGCAAGTTCTTATACAAATAGAAGATCGTGACATTATTTATGAATTTACCGATCTTGATGAAATTGTCCTTGCCTATGCTGTTTCCGTGCATAAGTATCAAGGTAGCCAATGTCCCTGTATTATTATGCCTGTGCATACTACCCATTTTGCTTTGTTATATCGCAATTTACTCTACACAGGGGTGACACGTGGGCAAAAGCATGTAATCATTATCGGAAGCAAAAAAGCGATCGCTATCGCTATTAAGAATGATGAAGTAAAAAAACGTCATACCGGACTTTATCATGCTCTTATAGGCATTAATAATATTAGCGTAAGCATGCCATAA
- a CDS encoding phosphatidylserine/phosphatidylglycerophosphate/cardiolipin synthase family protein, with protein sequence MRKSKAPLFSEKFLIQSALTLISSLLLIGTALFHDALWIKPIPVAEETPKFFSNQTGDQLENAYISAINNAKKSVLLLIFSMTSEEIIDALRHKSQEGVPVKVICDAKACPYISKKLGPQVELIRRLGKGLMHIKILVIDDIECWIGSANFTNESLNMHGNLVVALKNEALAATIKEKASTLHEYDRKGEVTHHTYLAGNQELQISFLPDDKKASVRIKQLIREAKKSIRIAMFTWTRFDMAKEVVEAQKRGVNVEVVLDRSSSNGASAKIAEMLKSHRVKLFYSAGTALLHHKFMWLDDHTLEVGSANWTKAAFTQNDDCFLVLHPLTHEQRQHMQNLWQAIKADSLR encoded by the coding sequence ATGAGAAAAAGTAAAGCTCCCTTGTTTTCTGAGAAATTTCTCATCCAGTCTGCTTTAACACTTATCTCTAGCTTACTTTTAATCGGTACCGCTTTATTCCACGATGCTTTATGGATAAAACCTATTCCTGTAGCTGAAGAAACACCTAAGTTTTTTTCCAATCAAACGGGTGATCAGCTGGAAAACGCTTACATTTCGGCTATAAACAATGCTAAGAAATCTGTTCTCCTCCTCATTTTTTCTATGACGAGTGAAGAAATCATCGACGCCCTACGTCATAAAAGCCAAGAAGGTGTGCCTGTAAAAGTTATCTGTGATGCCAAGGCATGCCCCTATATTAGCAAAAAATTGGGCCCTCAGGTGGAGCTCATTCGGCGTTTAGGTAAGGGACTCATGCATATAAAGATCTTAGTGATTGATGATATAGAATGCTGGATTGGTTCTGCCAACTTCACCAATGAATCTTTAAATATGCATGGTAATCTTGTCGTCGCCTTAAAGAATGAAGCGCTTGCTGCCACTATTAAAGAAAAGGCTTCTACTTTGCATGAGTATGATAGAAAGGGCGAGGTTACTCACCACACCTACTTGGCTGGCAACCAAGAGTTACAAATCTCTTTTCTGCCTGATGATAAAAAAGCAAGCGTGCGTATTAAGCAACTGATTCGAGAAGCTAAAAAAAGTATACGCATCGCTATGTTTACCTGGACACGCTTTGATATGGCTAAGGAAGTAGTGGAGGCCCAAAAGCGAGGTGTTAACGTAGAAGTGGTGCTGGACAGAAGTTCCTCTAACGGGGCGAGCGCTAAGATAGCAGAAATGCTTAAAAGCCACCGTGTTAAATTATTTTACAGTGCAGGCACAGCATTACTTCACCATAAATTCATGTGGCTAGATGATCATACATTAGAAGTGGGTTCTGCCAATTGGACTAAAGCTGCTTTCACACAAAATGATGATTGTTTTTTAGTTCTCCATCCTTTAACTCATGAGCAGCGCCAGCATATGCAGAACTTATGGCAAGCCATTAAAGCAGATTCCCTTCGTTAA
- the dapB gene encoding 4-hydroxy-tetrahydrodipicolinate reductase, with protein MKIVLIGYGKMGHLIEEIALQQGHTIVARLSSSEAVSSLKENLIQQADICIDFSAPQAVLSNLQRLAPFKKNIVMGTTGWEEHGEEVKKLIHEHQIGFLFSPNFSIGVHLFKNIVEAAAQLMNEFDDYDVAGQELHHYQKKDSPSGTAKSLVSILLEKIQRKKTPLYDRVDRPIAPHELNFSSVRCGSIPGTHTIIFDSPADTLTITHQARNREGFARGALAAAEWLVGKKGIFTLEDMICSSKNISNTSPLQGNNYNET; from the coding sequence ATGAAAATTGTGCTTATTGGATATGGTAAAATGGGACATCTGATCGAAGAGATCGCCTTACAGCAAGGACATACCATTGTAGCCAGACTCTCCTCCAGCGAGGCTGTCTCTTCTCTTAAAGAAAATTTAATTCAGCAAGCGGATATTTGCATAGATTTTAGTGCTCCTCAAGCCGTTTTAAGCAATCTTCAAAGGCTTGCTCCATTTAAGAAAAATATAGTCATGGGAACAACAGGCTGGGAAGAGCATGGGGAGGAAGTGAAAAAACTTATTCATGAACACCAAATAGGTTTTCTATTTTCTCCTAATTTCTCTATTGGAGTTCATCTTTTTAAAAATATTGTGGAAGCTGCTGCCCAATTAATGAATGAATTTGATGATTATGATGTAGCTGGACAAGAACTTCATCATTATCAAAAGAAAGATAGCCCTTCAGGAACAGCCAAAAGCTTAGTCTCCATATTGCTTGAAAAAATTCAGCGTAAAAAAACGCCTCTTTATGATAGAGTTGATCGTCCTATAGCCCCACATGAACTTAATTTCTCAAGCGTGCGCTGTGGCTCTATACCTGGCACCCACACGATAATCTTTGACTCCCCTGCGGATACTCTTACCATTACCCATCAGGCAAGGAACAGAGAAGGCTTTGCGCGAGGAGCCTTGGCAGCAGCCGAGTGGCTAGTAGGAAAAAAAGGAATTTTTACTTTAGAGGATATGATCTGCTCCTCAAAAAACATTTCCAACACCTCCCCTTTACAAGGAAATAATTATAATGAAACCTAA
- the dapA gene encoding 4-hydroxy-tetrahydrodipicolinate synthase — protein sequence MKPKIWGAYTVLITPFDKEGQLDEEGLRKNIRFQLSYHIQGLVVLGTTGEAPTLSQKEKAKIISIAREETLGKCLLMVGTGSYATHATIENTLAAQDASADAALVVTPYYNKPTQEGLYQHFSTLAKAVKLPLVIYNIPGRTGQNLQIETLKRLAAIENIVGVKEASGNISQMMDVIESIRLIRPDFSIMSGDDALTYPLMALGGHGIYSVLSNLFPQEVKKLCDLMVEEDYPAARALHYELLPYMKSMFIETNPIPIKTAMNLAGHAAGPCRLPLCAMNDENLEKLKKCLKVL from the coding sequence ATGAAACCTAAAATTTGGGGCGCCTATACCGTGCTTATTACCCCTTTTGATAAAGAAGGACAATTAGATGAAGAAGGCTTAAGAAAAAATATTCGTTTTCAGCTATCTTATCATATTCAAGGATTAGTGGTCTTAGGTACTACCGGTGAAGCCCCTACCTTAAGCCAAAAAGAAAAAGCGAAAATCATCAGTATCGCCCGAGAGGAAACACTAGGTAAGTGCCTTCTTATGGTTGGTACTGGTAGCTATGCTACCCATGCTACTATTGAAAACACTTTAGCTGCCCAAGATGCTAGCGCTGATGCCGCCTTGGTGGTTACGCCTTACTATAACAAGCCCACCCAAGAAGGTTTATATCAACATTTTTCTACTCTTGCCAAAGCGGTAAAGCTGCCCCTTGTCATTTACAACATTCCCGGTAGGACGGGTCAAAACTTACAGATCGAGACATTAAAACGATTGGCTGCCATAGAAAATATAGTAGGAGTAAAAGAAGCCTCTGGAAACATTTCACAGATGATGGATGTAATTGAAAGTATAAGGCTTATTAGACCTGATTTTAGCATCATGTCAGGAGATGATGCTTTAACTTATCCTTTGATGGCTCTAGGGGGACATGGTATTTATTCTGTTTTAAGTAATCTATTCCCTCAAGAGGTTAAAAAATTATGCGATCTAATGGTAGAAGAAGATTATCCTGCCGCGCGTGCTTTGCATTATGAATTGCTTCCCTACATGAAAAGTATGTTTATCGAAACCAACCCCATCCCAATAAAAACAGCAATGAATCTAGCAGGCCATGCAGCAGGCCCTTGCAGGCTACCCTTATGTGCAATGAATGATGAAAATCTAGAGAAATTAAAAAAGTGCTTAAAAGTTTTGTAG
- a CDS encoding leucine-rich repeat domain-containing protein translates to MHPFTSSITIEQLPNEILTPILESCAHPSLLGVCAKWHHILSNEVMVNLYKKIGRVHFPKGNVTEQALIIDKIYQIDAQFSYIKKINEIFRHLFKLAKSFSPSEFKWKTEEKRYLTLANYYSYLVNINRLLLWGVLEGGKEYLEDEKIIHLTVEKKGALFRPWLERYGADIIDLNLKKMGLTYLPPEIGLLSCLQTLSLAKNNLTILPPEIGLLSKLQKLYLNHNQLTALPKEIGALSLLEILYLDHNQLTRLPTEIGQLSQLDGLYLEYNQLISLPAEIGQISQLQALTVEYNQLTTLPAEIGQLSKLKVLALQHNQLTILPEEIDQLYKLQQFNLEHNQLSSLPAGIGRLGELKNLFVYNNLLTSLPQEIGDLSQLQGLLLDHNQLNSLPPVIGQLTELQMLHVSNNFLTSLPQEIGGLSQLQELILEHNQLNSLPPVIGQLTELQMLHVSNNLLTSLPQEIGGLSQLQELILEHNQLSSLPDEIGQLTELQILYVSNNLLTSLPQEIGGLSQLQELILDHNQLSSLPGEIGQLNELKKLYANENLLTSISQEIGGLSQLQELAIVYNQLSSLPAQIGQLTELQKLYAHSNLLTSLPQEIGDLSQLQEFILENNQLSSLPAEIGQLSKLRKFNLSNNLLTALPNEIGLLSNLQKLNIDHNQLTSLPVQIGKLLKLQKLTLNHNLLTILSGEIEDLFHLEELSLEYNQLTSLPEQVGKLLKLEVLTLDNNQLANLPAAMQWLIYLRKLSLEYNQLTSLFDEIDRMFQLEELTLDHNQLIYLPAEIGKLSNLKVLTLNHNQLTYLPPEIGQMHRLQELILEHNQLVSLPSEIGHLCELQRLYVSNNRLTSLPNEIGRLSNLQELILEHNQLSSLPSCLGELSRLQMLNLENNLISNLAEEINQLSAKLPFLVDAMNE, encoded by the coding sequence ATGCATCCTTTCACTTCTTCTATTACCATTGAGCAATTACCTAATGAAATTTTAACTCCTATCTTGGAGAGTTGTGCCCACCCGTCTTTGCTCGGCGTTTGCGCGAAATGGCACCATATTCTGTCAAATGAAGTAATGGTAAACCTTTATAAAAAGATAGGTCGTGTGCATTTTCCTAAAGGAAACGTTACCGAGCAAGCACTCATTATAGATAAAATCTATCAAATTGATGCTCAGTTTTCGTATATAAAAAAGATAAATGAGATTTTCAGGCATCTTTTTAAATTAGCTAAATCTTTTTCCCCCTCAGAATTTAAATGGAAGACTGAGGAAAAGAGGTACTTGACATTAGCTAACTATTATTCTTACCTAGTCAATATTAATCGTCTTTTATTGTGGGGAGTTCTGGAGGGTGGAAAAGAATATTTAGAGGATGAAAAAATCATACACTTGACCGTAGAAAAAAAAGGAGCTCTTTTTAGACCTTGGCTTGAAAGATATGGTGCAGATATCATAGATTTAAACCTAAAGAAAATGGGTTTGACTTATTTACCGCCCGAGATAGGGTTATTGTCTTGCCTACAAACACTTTCTTTAGCCAAAAACAATCTGACTATTCTTCCACCAGAGATAGGATTGTTATCCAAGCTGCAGAAGCTATATTTAAATCACAATCAGCTCACGGCCCTTCCTAAAGAGATAGGAGCATTATCTCTCTTAGAGATCCTCTACTTGGATCATAACCAACTAACCAGGCTTCCTACTGAAATAGGGCAACTGTCCCAGCTAGATGGTCTTTATCTAGAGTACAACCAACTCATTTCTCTTCCTGCTGAGATAGGCCAGATATCTCAACTACAAGCTCTTACTGTAGAGTACAATCAGCTTACTACTCTTCCTGCTGAGATAGGCCAACTGAGCAAGCTTAAAGTGCTTGCTTTACAACATAATCAGCTTACCATTCTTCCGGAAGAAATAGATCAGCTGTACAAGCTGCAACAATTTAATCTAGAACACAACCAACTTAGCTCTCTCCCTGCTGGGATAGGGAGATTGGGGGAACTAAAAAATCTTTTTGTATACAATAATCTACTTACCTCCCTTCCCCAAGAAATAGGAGATTTATCGCAGCTGCAAGGGCTTCTTTTAGACCATAACCAGCTTAATTCTCTTCCCCCTGTGATAGGGCAGCTAACTGAGCTACAAATGCTTCATGTAAGCAATAATTTCCTTACTTCTCTTCCTCAAGAAATAGGAGGTCTATCTCAACTACAAGAACTTATTTTAGAGCATAACCAGCTTAATTCTCTTCCCCCTGTGATAGGGCAGCTAACTGAGCTACAAATGCTTCATGTAAGCAATAATCTCCTTACTTCTCTTCCTCAAGAAATAGGAGGTCTATCTCAGCTGCAAGAACTTATTTTAGAACATAACCAGCTTAGCTCTCTTCCTGATGAGATAGGGCAGCTAACTGAGCTGCAAATACTTTATGTAAGCAATAATCTCCTTACTTCTCTTCCTCAAGAAATAGGAGGTTTATCTCAACTGCAAGAACTTATTTTAGACCATAACCAGCTTAGCTCCCTTCCTGGGGAGATAGGTCAGCTAAATGAACTAAAAAAACTTTATGCAAACGAAAATTTACTTACCTCCATTTCCCAAGAAATAGGAGGTTTATCTCAGCTGCAAGAACTTGCTATAGTGTATAACCAGCTTAGCTCTCTTCCGGCTCAGATAGGTCAACTAACCGAGCTACAAAAACTTTACGCACACAGCAATTTACTTACTTCTCTTCCTCAAGAAATAGGAGATCTATCTCAATTGCAGGAGTTTATTTTAGAGAATAACCAGCTTAGTTCTCTTCCTGCTGAGATAGGGCAGCTCTCTAAACTACGAAAGTTTAACCTAAGCAACAATTTATTAACCGCACTTCCTAACGAAATAGGGCTTTTATCTAATTTGCAAAAGCTCAATATAGATCATAATCAACTTACCTCTCTTCCTGTACAAATAGGGAAACTATTGAAGTTACAAAAACTTACTTTGAATCATAACCTATTAACCATTCTTTCTGGCGAAATAGAGGATTTATTTCACTTAGAAGAGCTCTCTTTAGAATACAATCAACTTACCTCTCTTCCTGAACAAGTAGGAAAATTGCTTAAGTTAGAAGTTCTCACCTTGGATAATAATCAGCTTGCCAATCTGCCTGCAGCTATGCAATGGCTTATTTACTTGCGAAAACTTTCTTTAGAGTATAATCAACTTACTTCTCTTTTTGATGAGATCGATCGAATGTTTCAGCTGGAAGAACTCACTTTAGATCATAATCAACTCATTTATCTCCCTGCCGAGATAGGAAAACTATCTAACCTTAAGGTGCTTACCTTAAATCACAATCAACTTACCTATCTTCCCCCTGAAATAGGGCAGATGCACCGCCTGCAAGAGCTTATTCTAGAGCACAACCAACTTGTATCTCTTCCTAGTGAGATAGGGCATCTTTGTGAACTCCAAAGGCTTTATGTAAGCAACAATCGGCTTACTTCTCTTCCCAACGAGATAGGAAGGTTATCTAATTTGCAAGAGCTTATTTTAGAGCATAATCAGCTTAGCTCATTGCCTTCCTGCTTAGGAGAGTTATCTAGGCTGCAAATGCTTAACTTAGAAAATAATCTAATAAGTAATCTTGCTGAGGAGATAAACCAGCTATCTGCCAAGCTTCCCTTCCTCGTAGATGCTATGAATGAATGA